From one Rhizobium rosettiformans genomic stretch:
- the lpdA gene encoding dihydrolipoyl dehydrogenase has protein sequence MSYDVIVIGSGPGGYVCAIKAAQLGMKVAVVEKRATYGGTCLNIGCIPSKALLHASEVFHHAAHGMADLGVEVGAPTLNLSKMMAHKDATVKSNVEGVSFLFKKNKIDGIQGTGKILGAGKVEVTNDKGEVQVLETKNIVIATGSDVAGIPGVNVDIDEKIIVSSTGGIALDKVPGKMIVVGGGVIGLELGSVWSRLGAKVTVVEYLDTILGGMDGEVSKQFQRILAKQGIEFNLGAKVTGVEKSGEGAKVTFEPVKGGEAQTLDADVVLVATGRKPYTAGLGLEESGVALDNRGRVEIDGHYRTNVAGIYAIGDVVKGPMLAHKAEDEGVALAEILAGQHGHVNYDVIPGVVYTQPEVASVGKTEEELKAAGVAYKVGKFPFTANGRARAMQAMDGFVKVLADKDTDRVLGVHIIGLGAGEMIHEAAVLMEFGGSSEDLGRTCHAHPTMSEAVKEAALATFFKPLHM, from the coding sequence ATGTCTTATGATGTCATCGTTATCGGCTCCGGCCCCGGCGGCTATGTCTGCGCCATCAAGGCGGCCCAGCTCGGCATGAAGGTCGCCGTGGTCGAAAAGCGCGCCACCTATGGCGGCACCTGCCTCAACATCGGCTGCATTCCGTCCAAGGCCCTGCTGCACGCGTCGGAAGTCTTCCACCACGCGGCTCATGGCATGGCTGATCTCGGGGTCGAAGTCGGCGCACCGACGCTGAACCTTTCCAAGATGATGGCGCACAAGGACGCGACCGTGAAGTCGAACGTCGAGGGCGTCTCCTTCCTGTTCAAGAAGAACAAGATCGACGGCATCCAGGGCACCGGCAAGATCCTCGGCGCCGGCAAGGTCGAAGTCACCAACGACAAGGGCGAAGTCCAGGTTCTTGAAACCAAGAACATCGTCATCGCAACCGGCTCCGACGTCGCCGGCATTCCGGGCGTCAATGTCGATATCGATGAGAAGATCATCGTCTCCTCGACCGGCGGTATCGCGCTCGACAAGGTTCCGGGCAAGATGATCGTCGTCGGCGGCGGCGTCATCGGCCTCGAGCTCGGCTCCGTCTGGTCGCGCCTCGGCGCCAAGGTCACCGTTGTCGAATATCTCGACACGATCCTCGGCGGCATGGACGGCGAAGTGTCCAAGCAGTTCCAGCGCATTCTCGCCAAGCAGGGCATCGAGTTCAACCTCGGCGCCAAGGTCACCGGCGTCGAGAAGTCGGGCGAAGGCGCCAAGGTCACGTTCGAGCCGGTCAAGGGCGGTGAAGCCCAGACGCTCGACGCCGACGTGGTTCTCGTCGCCACCGGCCGCAAGCCCTATACGGCAGGCCTCGGCCTCGAAGAATCCGGCGTTGCCCTCGACAATCGTGGTCGCGTCGAGATCGACGGCCACTACCGCACAAATGTTGCCGGCATCTATGCCATCGGCGACGTGGTGAAGGGTCCGATGCTCGCCCATAAGGCAGAAGATGAAGGCGTGGCACTCGCCGAAATTCTCGCCGGCCAGCATGGTCACGTGAACTACGACGTCATCCCCGGCGTCGTCTACACCCAGCCGGAAGTCGCTTCCGTCGGCAAGACCGAGGAAGAACTGAAGGCTGCCGGCGTAGCCTACAAGGTCGGCAAATTCCCCTTCACCGCCAATGGCCGTGCGCGCGCCATGCAGGCCATGGACGGCTTCGTCAAGGTTCTGGCCGACAAGGACACCGACCGCGTCCTCGGCGTCCACATCATCGGCCTCGGCGCTGGCGAGATGATCCACGAAGCTGCCGTGCTGATGGAATTCGGTGGTTCGTCGGAAGATCTGGGCCGCACCTGCCACGCCCACCCGACCATGTCGGAAGCCGTAAAGGAAGCCGCACTCGCGACCTTCTTCAAGCCGCTGCACATGTAA
- a CDS encoding TraB/GumN family protein, which yields MVFALLLAALVAVAPARASDVACHGENLLLAMETEQPEELAKIRAEAAKVPNGQGIFWKIEKDGLKPSYLLGTMHVTDPRVLTMPQGASEAAAAADVVVIESDEILDEKKAAASLLMHPELTMFTDGKSVKDHLDAEELQRLEAGLKERGLALGAVAKMKPWILASFVALPACELSRKAAGASFLDKKIAEDAVAADKPVAGLETLVEQLEAMADLPVDFHFKALIETIELGDKMEDVIETMTELYLAGDIGMTMPLLKVVAPTAAGEDESAYAAFETRIVRDRNLVMAEGSKKHLEKGNAFIAVGALHLPGEEGLVELIRSQGYTVTRIDG from the coding sequence ATGGTTTTCGCCCTCCTGCTCGCTGCACTTGTGGCGGTCGCGCCCGCCCGTGCCTCCGACGTCGCTTGCCATGGCGAAAACCTGCTTCTCGCCATGGAGACGGAACAACCGGAAGAGCTCGCGAAGATCCGCGCCGAGGCGGCCAAGGTTCCGAACGGCCAGGGCATTTTCTGGAAGATTGAAAAGGACGGGCTTAAACCCTCCTACCTGCTCGGCACCATGCATGTCACCGACCCCCGCGTTCTCACCATGCCGCAAGGCGCCAGTGAGGCGGCCGCCGCCGCTGATGTCGTGGTGATCGAATCGGATGAGATCCTCGACGAGAAGAAGGCCGCGGCCTCGCTTCTCATGCATCCCGAACTGACCATGTTCACCGATGGTAAGTCGGTGAAGGACCATCTCGACGCCGAGGAACTCCAGCGACTGGAAGCCGGGCTGAAAGAGCGTGGCCTGGCGCTTGGCGCTGTTGCCAAGATGAAGCCCTGGATCCTGGCAAGTTTCGTTGCGCTACCGGCCTGCGAGCTTTCGCGCAAGGCGGCCGGCGCATCCTTCCTGGACAAGAAGATCGCCGAAGATGCCGTTGCCGCAGATAAGCCGGTGGCCGGCCTCGAAACGCTGGTCGAGCAGCTGGAAGCCATGGCTGACCTGCCGGTCGATTTCCATTTCAAGGCGCTGATCGAAACGATCGAACTCGGCGACAAGATGGAAGACGTCATCGAAACGATGACCGAACTTTACCTCGCCGGTGACATCGGCATGACCATGCCTTTGCTGAAAGTCGTCGCCCCCACCGCCGCCGGTGAAGACGAGAGCGCCTATGCAGCTTTCGAGACCCGGATCGTCCGAGATCGCAACCTTGTCATGGCGGAAGGCAGCAAGAAGCATCTGGAAAAGGGCAATGCCTTTATCGCCGTCGGTGCTCTGCATCTCCCGGGCGAAGAAGGCCTCGTCGAACTGATCCGCAGCCAGGGTTATACCGTCACGCGGATCGACGGCTGA
- the odhB gene encoding 2-oxoglutarate dehydrogenase complex dihydrolipoyllysine-residue succinyltransferase, with protein sequence MATEIRVPTLGESVSEATVGTWFKKVGDTVKADEPIVELETDKVTVEVPAPASGVLTEIVAQNGETVGLGALLGQIAEGAAGSAGAAAPAPAAAPAPAAAPAPAAAAPAAAAPAASSAMPAAPAAAKLAADNNIATADVDGSGKRGQVLKGDVLAAIAKGSSAPAPTAAPAAPRPASSGDDASREERVKMTRLRQTIAKRLKDAQNTAAMLTTYNEVDMKAVMDLRNRYKDIFEKKHGVKLGFMGFFTKAVTHALKELPAVNAEIDGTDIIYKNYCHVGVAVGTDKGLVVPVVRDADQMSIAEIEKEIGRLGKAARDGQLSMADMQGGTFTISNGGVYGSLMSSPILNAPQSGILGMHKIQERPVVVGGQIVIRPMMYLALSYDHRIVDGKEAVTFLVRVKESLEDPERLVLDL encoded by the coding sequence ATGGCCACTGAAATCCGCGTACCCACCCTCGGCGAATCCGTCAGCGAAGCCACTGTCGGCACCTGGTTCAAGAAGGTCGGCGACACCGTGAAGGCCGACGAACCGATCGTCGAACTGGAAACCGACAAGGTGACCGTTGAAGTCCCGGCTCCCGCCTCGGGCGTGCTGACCGAAATCGTCGCCCAGAACGGCGAGACCGTCGGTCTCGGCGCGCTGCTCGGCCAGATCGCTGAAGGCGCTGCCGGTTCCGCCGGTGCTGCTGCCCCGGCTCCCGCTGCTGCGCCTGCACCTGCTGCAGCCCCGGCTCCGGCCGCTGCTGCTCCGGCCGCTGCTGCTCCGGCCGCTTCTTCCGCCATGCCGGCTGCTCCGGCTGCCGCCAAGCTCGCTGCCGACAACAACATCGCGACCGCCGATGTCGATGGTTCCGGCAAGCGTGGCCAGGTGCTGAAGGGTGACGTGCTCGCCGCCATCGCCAAGGGCAGCTCCGCTCCGGCGCCGACCGCAGCCCCGGCTGCTCCGCGTCCGGCATCTTCCGGTGACGATGCCTCCCGTGAAGAGCGCGTCAAGATGACCCGTCTGCGCCAGACGATCGCCAAGCGCCTGAAGGATGCCCAGAACACGGCCGCCATGCTGACCACCTATAACGAGGTGGACATGAAGGCGGTCATGGATCTGCGCAACCGCTACAAGGACATCTTCGAAAAGAAGCACGGCGTGAAGCTCGGCTTCATGGGCTTCTTCACCAAGGCCGTGACCCACGCCTTGAAGGAACTGCCGGCCGTCAACGCCGAAATCGACGGCACCGACATCATCTACAAGAACTACTGCCATGTCGGCGTTGCTGTCGGCACGGACAAGGGTCTCGTCGTTCCGGTCGTGCGCGATGCCGACCAGATGTCGATCGCCGAGATTGAGAAGGAAATCGGCCGCCTCGGCAAGGCTGCCCGTGACGGCCAGCTGTCGATGGCCGACATGCAGGGCGGCACCTTCACCATCTCGAACGGTGGCGTCTATGGTTCGCTGATGTCCTCGCCGATCCTGAATGCACCGCAGTCGGGTATCCTCGGCATGCACAAGATCCAGGAGCGCCCGGTCGTCGTTGGCGGCCAGATCGTCATCCGTCCGATGATGTATCTCGCCCTCTCCTACGATCACCGCATCGTCGACGGCAAGGAAGCCGTGACCTTCCTCGTCCGCGTCAAGGAAAGCCTCGAGGATCCGGAACGTCTGGTTCTCGACCTCTAA
- a CDS encoding MAPEG family protein, which translates to MEPVSASASLLVTLLAWSVVLLVAHVLVQGMMATKELGTEWNAGPRDDNKQPASKLAGRAERASSNFRETYPAFVALAAGLLFTGETSGLGLTGAVVWFVGRIVYYPLYLAGIPYIRSLVWTGAMGGLGLMFLALAF; encoded by the coding sequence ATGGAGCCGGTATCCGCTTCCGCGTCTCTGCTCGTCACGCTCCTTGCATGGAGCGTGGTCCTGCTGGTTGCGCATGTCCTCGTGCAGGGCATGATGGCCACCAAGGAGCTGGGCACGGAGTGGAATGCCGGCCCGCGTGACGACAACAAGCAACCGGCGAGCAAGCTCGCCGGTCGCGCTGAGCGGGCGTCCTCGAATTTCCGCGAGACCTATCCCGCCTTTGTCGCGCTTGCAGCGGGGTTGTTGTTCACGGGGGAGACCTCAGGTCTCGGTCTGACCGGTGCGGTCGTCTGGTTCGTCGGGCGTATCGTCTACTATCCGCTCTATCTGGCAGGCATTCCCTATATCCGTTCGCTGGTCTGGACTGGCGCCATGGGTGGCCTCGGCTTGATGTTCCTCGCGCTGGCGTTTTGA
- the sucD gene encoding succinate--CoA ligase subunit alpha produces MSILVNKNTKVLVQGLTGKTGTFHTEQALAYYGTQMVGGIHPKKGGENWTGSKGETLPIFATVAEAKEKTGADASVIYVPPAGAADAIIEAIDAEIPFITCITEGIPVMDMVRVKAKLDKSKSRLLGPNCPGILTPEECKIGIMPGSIFRKGSVGIVSRSGTLTYEAVFQTSNEGLGQTTAVGIGGDPVKGTEFIDVLEMFLADEATTSIIMIGEIGGSAEEDAAQFLIDEAKKGRKKPMAGFIAGRTAPKGRTMGHAGAVVSGGKGDAESKIEAMEAAGIKVSPSPARLGKTLVEVLKG; encoded by the coding sequence ATGTCCATTCTTGTAAACAAGAACACCAAGGTCCTCGTTCAGGGCCTGACCGGCAAGACCGGCACCTTCCACACCGAACAGGCGCTTGCCTATTATGGCACGCAGATGGTCGGCGGTATCCATCCGAAGAAGGGTGGCGAAAACTGGACCGGCTCCAAGGGTGAAACCCTGCCGATCTTCGCAACCGTTGCCGAAGCCAAGGAAAAGACCGGTGCCGACGCATCCGTGATCTACGTTCCGCCGGCAGGCGCTGCTGACGCCATCATCGAGGCGATTGACGCCGAGATCCCGTTCATCACCTGCATCACCGAGGGCATCCCGGTCATGGACATGGTGCGGGTCAAGGCCAAGCTCGACAAGTCCAAGTCGCGCCTTCTCGGTCCGAACTGCCCGGGTATCCTGACACCGGAAGAATGCAAGATCGGCATCATGCCGGGCTCGATCTTCCGCAAGGGTTCGGTCGGTATCGTCTCGCGCTCGGGAACATTGACCTATGAAGCGGTGTTCCAGACTTCGAATGAAGGCCTCGGCCAGACGACTGCTGTCGGTATCGGTGGCGACCCGGTCAAGGGTACCGAGTTCATCGACGTGCTCGAAATGTTCCTCGCTGACGAAGCCACGACCTCGATCATCATGATCGGCGAAATCGGTGGTTCGGCTGAAGAAGATGCAGCCCAGTTCCTGATCGACGAAGCCAAGAAGGGCCGCAAGAAGCCGATGGCCGGCTTCATCGCGGGCCGGACTGCTCCGAAGGGCCGCACCATGGGTCATGCCGGTGCTGTCGTATCCGGCGGCAAGGGCGATGCAGAATCGAAGATCGAAGCCATGGAAGCAGCTGGCATCAAGGTTTCGCCTTCGCCGGCACGTCTGGGCAAGACCCTGGTCGAAGTCCTCAAGGGCTGA
- a CDS encoding SDR family oxidoreductase produces the protein MTNRPLLLVTGGSRGIGAAVCRKAAAQGYDLLVNYHSNAIAAEAVAADCRAFGANAEVVQGDTATEAGIESIFQAVDRLGSLHGLVNNAGVVDATARVEEFDRARLDRMFAVNVIGKIRCATEAVKRMSTKHGGQGGVIVNISSMAAVIGSSGQYVDYAAAKAAVDTFTVGLSREVATEGIRVNAIRPGIIDTEIHASGGLPDRARDLAPIVPMQRPGTADEVADSVLYLLSPQASYVTGALLNVSGGR, from the coding sequence ATGACCAACCGTCCCCTTCTCCTCGTCACCGGCGGTAGCCGTGGTATTGGTGCAGCCGTCTGCCGAAAGGCGGCAGCGCAGGGTTATGACCTGCTGGTCAATTATCACTCGAACGCAATTGCGGCTGAGGCGGTTGCGGCTGACTGCAGGGCTTTCGGCGCGAATGCTGAGGTTGTCCAGGGCGATACCGCGACAGAGGCTGGCATCGAAAGCATCTTCCAGGCGGTTGACCGCCTTGGATCGCTCCACGGTCTCGTCAACAATGCCGGTGTTGTCGATGCCACGGCGCGGGTCGAGGAATTCGACCGGGCGCGGCTCGACCGGATGTTTGCCGTCAACGTCATCGGCAAGATCCGCTGCGCCACGGAAGCCGTGAAGCGCATGTCGACAAAACATGGCGGGCAGGGTGGCGTGATCGTCAATATCTCGTCCATGGCCGCCGTCATCGGCAGTTCGGGCCAGTATGTCGACTATGCCGCCGCCAAGGCTGCGGTTGATACATTTACTGTGGGCTTGTCCCGCGAGGTCGCGACCGAGGGCATCCGGGTCAATGCCATCAGGCCCGGCATCATCGATACCGAAATTCACGCATCCGGCGGATTGCCGGACAGGGCGCGCGATCTGGCCCCGATCGTTCCGATGCAAAGGCCCGGAACGGCCGACGAAGTGGCCGACAGCGTTCTTTATCTCCTCTCGCCTCAGGCATCCTATGTGACGGGTGCCCTTTTGAATGTCAGCGGCGGTCGGTAA
- a CDS encoding 2-oxoglutarate dehydrogenase E1 component produces MGRQEANEQFLITSFLDGSNAAYIEQLYARYEEDPSSVSDEWQAFFKALADNPTDVKKAAKGASWQRKNWPIAEGGDLVNALDGNWGVVEKVIEKKVQAKAEATAASTGKSVSEAEVLQATRDSVRAIMMIRAYRMRGHLHAKLDPLGLAAPVDDYNELSPTAYGFTEADYSRKIFIDNVLGLEYATIPQMLDILQRTYCSTLGVEFMHISNPEEKAWIQERIEGPGKGVEFTPNGKKAILQKLIEAEGFEQFIDVKYKGTKRFGLDGGESLIPALEQIIKRGGQEGLEQVVLGMAHRGRLNVLTNVMAKPHRAVFHEFKGGSFKPDEVEGSGDVKYHLGASSDREFDGNKVHLSLTANPSHLEIVNPVVMGKARAKQDQIAKTWEGDVIPLKERAKVLPLLLHGDAAFAGQGVTAEILGLSGLRGHRVAGTLHVIINNQIGFTTNPAFSRSSPYPSDVAKMIEAPIFHVNGDDPEAVVYAAKVATEYRMKFHKPVVVDMFCYRRFGHNEGDEPSFTQPKMYKEIRAHKTVVNIYGERLIAEGLITEGELEKMKADWRAHLEQEFEAGQSYKPNKADWLDGVWSGLRTADNADEQRRGKTAVPMKQLKEIGRKLSIIPEGFKAHRTIQRFMDNRAQMIETGEGIDWAMGEALAFGSLAVEGHKIRLSGQDCERGTFSQRHSVLYDQDTEERYIPLANLAPNQARYEVINSMLSEEAVLGFEYGYSLARPNALTLWEAQFGDFANGAQVVFDQFISSGERKWLRMSGLVCLLPHGYEGQGPEHSSARLERWLQMCAEDNMQVANVTTPSNYFHILRRQMKRDFRKPLIMMTPKSLLRHKRATSSLAEMAGESSFHRLLWDDAEVIKDGPIKLQKDAKIRRVVMCTGKVYYDLLEEREKRGIDDIYLLRIEQLYPFPAKALINELSRFRNAEMVWCQEEPKNMGAWSFIDPYLEWVLAHIDAKYQRVRYTGRPAAASPATGLMSKHLAQLEAFLEDALGG; encoded by the coding sequence ATGGGTAGGCAAGAAGCCAACGAGCAGTTTCTGATCACGTCCTTCCTCGACGGATCGAATGCGGCCTATATCGAGCAGCTTTATGCGCGCTACGAGGAAGATCCCTCGTCGGTTTCCGACGAGTGGCAGGCCTTCTTCAAGGCGCTGGCCGACAATCCGACCGATGTGAAGAAAGCCGCGAAGGGCGCGTCCTGGCAGCGCAAAAACTGGCCGATCGCCGAAGGTGGCGATCTCGTCAACGCGCTCGACGGTAACTGGGGCGTGGTCGAAAAGGTCATCGAAAAGAAAGTTCAGGCCAAGGCAGAAGCGACCGCCGCTTCGACCGGAAAGTCTGTTTCGGAAGCTGAAGTCCTGCAGGCAACGCGGGATTCCGTTCGCGCCATCATGATGATCCGTGCATATCGCATGCGCGGTCACCTGCACGCCAAGCTCGACCCGCTCGGTCTCGCCGCTCCGGTTGATGACTACAACGAGCTTTCGCCGACCGCTTACGGCTTCACTGAAGCCGATTACAGCCGCAAGATCTTCATCGACAACGTGCTGGGTCTGGAATACGCCACGATCCCGCAGATGCTCGACATCCTGCAGCGCACCTATTGCTCGACGCTCGGCGTCGAATTCATGCACATCTCCAATCCGGAAGAAAAAGCCTGGATCCAGGAACGCATTGAAGGCCCTGGCAAGGGCGTCGAATTCACGCCGAACGGCAAGAAGGCGATCCTTCAGAAGCTGATCGAGGCCGAGGGCTTCGAGCAGTTCATCGACGTCAAGTACAAGGGCACCAAGCGTTTCGGTCTCGACGGCGGTGAATCCCTGATCCCGGCGCTGGAGCAGATCATCAAGCGCGGTGGCCAGGAAGGCCTTGAACAGGTCGTTCTCGGCATGGCCCATCGTGGTCGCCTGAACGTCCTGACCAATGTCATGGCAAAGCCGCACCGTGCCGTGTTCCACGAGTTCAAGGGCGGTTCGTTCAAGCCCGACGAAGTCGAAGGCTCCGGCGACGTGAAGTATCACCTCGGCGCCTCCTCGGACCGCGAGTTCGATGGCAACAAGGTTCACCTGTCGCTGACGGCCAATCCTTCGCACCTTGAAATCGTCAACCCTGTTGTGATGGGCAAGGCCCGTGCGAAGCAGGACCAGATCGCCAAAACCTGGGAAGGCGACGTCATCCCGCTCAAGGAGCGCGCCAAGGTACTGCCGCTTCTGTTGCATGGTGATGCAGCCTTTGCCGGCCAGGGTGTCACAGCGGAAATTCTCGGTCTGTCGGGCCTGCGCGGTCACCGCGTGGCCGGTACGCTGCACGTCATCATCAACAACCAGATCGGCTTCACCACCAATCCGGCCTTCTCGCGTTCGTCACCTTATCCGTCCGACGTCGCCAAGATGATCGAAGCGCCGATCTTCCACGTCAACGGCGACGATCCGGAAGCCGTGGTCTACGCGGCCAAGGTCGCGACCGAATACCGGATGAAGTTCCACAAGCCTGTCGTCGTCGACATGTTCTGCTATCGCCGCTTCGGTCATAACGAAGGCGATGAGCCGTCCTTCACGCAGCCGAAGATGTACAAGGAAATCCGCGCCCACAAGACCGTGGTCAACATCTATGGCGAGCGTCTGATCGCCGAGGGCCTGATCACCGAGGGCGAACTCGAGAAGATGAAGGCCGACTGGCGCGCCCATCTCGAGCAGGAGTTCGAAGCCGGTCAGAGCTACAAGCCGAACAAGGCCGACTGGCTGGACGGCGTCTGGTCGGGTCTGAGGACCGCCGACAATGCCGACGAGCAGCGTCGTGGCAAGACCGCCGTGCCGATGAAGCAGCTCAAGGAGATCGGCCGCAAGCTGTCGATCATTCCCGAGGGCTTCAAGGCGCACCGCACGATCCAGCGCTTCATGGACAACCGCGCGCAGATGATCGAAACCGGCGAAGGCATCGACTGGGCCATGGGCGAAGCTCTCGCCTTCGGTTCGCTTGCCGTCGAAGGCCACAAGATCCGTCTGTCCGGTCAGGATTGCGAACGCGGTACCTTCTCGCAGCGCCATTCGGTTCTCTACGATCAGGACACCGAAGAACGCTACATCCCGCTCGCCAATCTCGCCCCGAACCAGGCGCGCTACGAAGTCATCAACTCGATGCTGTCGGAGGAGGCCGTTCTCGGCTTCGAATACGGCTATTCGCTCGCCCGTCCGAATGCGCTGACGCTCTGGGAAGCCCAGTTCGGCGACTTCGCCAACGGTGCGCAGGTCGTCTTCGACCAGTTCATCTCGTCGGGTGAACGCAAGTGGCTGCGCATGTCCGGTCTCGTCTGCCTGCTGCCGCACGGCTATGAAGGCCAGGGTCCGGAACACTCTTCGGCCCGCCTCGAGCGCTGGCTGCAGATGTGCGCCGAAGACAATATGCAGGTCGCGAACGTCACGACGCCGTCGAACTACTTCCACATTCTGCGCCGTCAGATGAAGCGTGACTTCCGCAAGCCGTTGATCATGATGACGCCGAAGTCCTTGCTGCGCCACAAGCGGGCAACCTCGAGCCTTGCCGAAATGGCCGGCGAAAGCTCGTTCCACCGCCTGCTGTGGGACGATGCCGAGGTCATCAAGGACGGCCCGATCAAGCTTCAGAAGGATGCAAAGATCCGCCGCGTCGTCATGTGCACGGGCAAGGTCTACTACGATCTGCTCGAAGAGCGCGAAAAGCGCGGCATCGACGACATCTACCTGCTGCGTATCGAACAGCTCTACCCGTTCCCGGCCAAGGCGCTCATCAACGAGCTGTCGCGTTTCCGCAATGCGGAGATGGTCTGGTGCCAGGAAGAGCCGAAGAACATGGGCGCCTGGTCGTTCATCGATCCGTATCTGGAATGGGTGCTTGCCCATATCGACGCCAAGTACCAGCGCGTTCGCTACACCGGTCGTCCGGCTGCTGCCTCGCCGGCAACGGGCCTGATGTCGAAGCACCTCGCCCAGCTCGAAGCCTTCCTTGAGGACGCTCTGGGCGGTTGA
- a CDS encoding cytochrome b: MDHVAPASYSIPQKALHWLMALLILFNLLFAEAMEEVAEAYERGEVPSPDDLTFANIHAYVGIAVLCLGAIRIVLRLIKGAPSAPPEEPPVLRLAAKLAHGTFYALFFLLPLSGIGAYYFGNETAGFVHGGPLKSLMWLLIAVHILALLVHQFYWKTPVATRMTRG; the protein is encoded by the coding sequence ATGGACCATGTCGCACCCGCCTCCTATTCCATCCCGCAGAAGGCCCTTCACTGGCTGATGGCCCTGCTCATCCTGTTCAACCTCCTCTTCGCCGAGGCGATGGAGGAGGTTGCCGAAGCCTATGAACGCGGCGAGGTGCCGTCGCCTGACGATCTTACCTTCGCGAACATCCATGCCTATGTCGGGATCGCCGTGCTCTGTCTCGGGGCCATCCGTATCGTCTTGCGGCTCATCAAAGGCGCGCCTTCGGCACCGCCGGAAGAGCCACCGGTCTTGCGTCTCGCTGCCAAACTCGCCCATGGCACCTTCTATGCGCTCTTCTTCCTTCTGCCGCTTAGTGGCATCGGCGCCTATTACTTCGGCAACGAGACGGCGGGTTTCGTGCATGGCGGCCCGCTGAAGAGCCTGATGTGGCTTTTGATCGCGGTGCATATCCTCGCGCTTCTGGTACACCAGTTCTACTGGAAGACGCCGGTCGCCACGCGAATGACGCGGGGGTGA
- a CDS encoding tyrosine recombinase XerC has translation MIPADEKLLGERAAWLESLGAERRLSANTLDAYERDTRQFLQFLSGHVGGPVKIDDIKALRPADLRGFLAHRRKEGDGARSLGRHLAGLRSFLRHLERKGLVNAAGASAIRSPKQPKSLPKPLSGRQALAVVAVDTQMNEEPWIAARDAAVLSLLYGCGLRISEALGLTPDVFQGRPTSLRITGKGGKTRLVPLLPVVMEAVETYYKLCPYHLEAGAPLFRGARGGPLQPAIIQREMQKLRSALGLPDSATPHALRHSFATHLLGSGGDLRTIQELLGHASLSTTQIYTGVDSARLLDIYDRAHPRA, from the coding sequence TTGATCCCCGCAGACGAAAAACTTCTCGGCGAACGCGCCGCATGGCTGGAGAGCCTCGGTGCCGAGCGCCGCCTGTCGGCCAACACGCTCGACGCCTATGAACGCGACACGAGGCAATTTCTGCAATTTTTGTCAGGCCATGTCGGGGGGCCGGTGAAGATCGATGATATCAAGGCCTTGCGCCCGGCAGATCTGCGCGGCTTCCTCGCCCATCGCCGCAAGGAAGGGGACGGCGCCCGGTCTCTCGGCCGCCATCTCGCCGGCCTGCGCTCCTTCCTGCGCCATCTTGAGCGCAAGGGGCTGGTGAATGCAGCGGGTGCCAGCGCGATCCGGTCTCCGAAGCAGCCGAAATCCCTCCCCAAGCCGCTGAGTGGGCGCCAGGCATTGGCCGTCGTCGCGGTCGATACGCAGATGAACGAGGAGCCTTGGATCGCGGCGCGCGACGCCGCCGTGCTTTCGCTTCTCTACGGCTGCGGTCTTCGCATTTCGGAGGCACTAGGGCTGACACCCGACGTCTTCCAGGGCCGGCCGACCAGCCTGCGCATCACCGGCAAGGGCGGCAAGACGCGGCTGGTGCCCCTGCTTCCCGTCGTCATGGAGGCGGTAGAAACCTACTACAAGCTCTGCCCCTATCATCTCGAAGCCGGCGCACCGCTTTTCCGAGGCGCCCGGGGCGGCCCGCTTCAGCCGGCGATCATCCAGCGGGAAATGCAGAAGCTGCGGTCGGCGCTCGGCCTGCCGGATTCGGCCACACCTCATGCTCTTCGCCACTCCTTCGCGACCCATCTACTCGGCAGCGGTGGCGACTTGAGGACGATCCAGGAACTGCTTGGCCATGCAAGCCTCTCGACCACGCAGATCTATACCGGCGTCGACAGTGCAAGGCTTCTAGACATCTACGATCGCGCCCATCCCCGCGCCTGA
- a CDS encoding DUF2867 domain-containing protein, with the protein MGVVVEQQVALPHPDLPEADWADSYGVRLDGSDLDPMEVARDLMGRAPRWVGALLKIRNLIVGFFGLKSAELELTGQDRIGGFPVIAHDGDHVLLGFNDKHLDFRIIVAVEPEGTGHQHVSLTTLVQRHNLFGRVYILVVTPFHKLIVKTFLKRFAASRGLSRRSA; encoded by the coding sequence ATGGGTGTCGTTGTCGAGCAACAGGTCGCGTTGCCGCATCCCGACCTCCCCGAAGCTGACTGGGCGGACAGCTATGGCGTCCGGCTCGATGGATCGGATCTCGACCCGATGGAGGTCGCCCGGGATCTGATGGGTCGAGCGCCGCGCTGGGTCGGAGCTCTCCTGAAGATTCGGAACCTGATCGTCGGTTTTTTCGGATTGAAATCAGCTGAGCTGGAGCTGACGGGCCAGGACCGGATCGGTGGCTTTCCGGTCATTGCCCATGACGGCGATCATGTGCTGCTCGGCTTCAACGACAAGCATCTCGATTTCCGGATCATCGTTGCAGTCGAACCGGAGGGCACCGGACATCAGCATGTGTCGCTGACGACCCTCGTTCAGCGCCACAATCTCTTCGGCCGGGTCTACATCCTCGTCGTCACGCCGTTCCACAAGCTGATCGTGAAGACATTTCTGAAGCGTTTTGCCGCTTCAAGAGGTCTCAGCCGTCGATCCGCGTGA